Part of the Lycium ferocissimum isolate CSIRO_LF1 chromosome 6, AGI_CSIRO_Lferr_CH_V1, whole genome shotgun sequence genome, gaaagtcatatatgggagaagcggactaagtaaaataattcattgatattttcaattaattgaattataatactttctataataaaaatttcataattatattactaaaaggtactctctctatcctaatttatgtgacataacATTGTTAtgtaaaagtttaaaaaaaagaaaggaaagatctttgaaacttgtgaggtaaaacaagtcatagatatttgtgtggatttaaatcatttcattaaaggtacaaggggaagtttcaagttaaatgatttctaaacataaaaatatatcattctttttaagacagactaaaaaaaaaaaaggtatggtactattttttgtgttgggcccgtgctagcacgggctttcatcatctagtatatactatataagCGGCAATCAAGAAATTTTGTCGTCCTCACAATACCAATTGATCCTATGAAGCTCCTCCATGTGGAtgtcacttttaacttttgtattctcatttttttcccTCATTCATTTTCTTAAGACAATCCACGTAGGCCTTTTTAATTGGTGTAACCTTGAGGATTTTTCTTATCTTTTATTtcatccgtctcaatttatgtagctccctttcctttttagtctgtcctaAAAAAAGTTacctttttataattaaaaacaacttaactttaaaattttctttttgccttaatgaaatgatttacagtacACACAAGTGTCTAacgtttgttttagaccacaaattttaacagttttcctttattttttaaactttgtgtcaagtcaaacggtgtcatataaattgggacggagggaatattaGAAACACATTTATTTCAATTATCATTTTGAAGAAGTTATAACTATCTTGAATTTTAGTGATTGTATGATGTCATATTGTATTCGTGTTGAATCAGTGCGATTCTCAtgtaattgatttttttcctaactaatttttttaaactgtATAAGAAGATTTTGTGAACAATTTTATCCATCACCTTTGAACGATCTATGATGTATTACAAATGctaaaagtaaaagttattaATTGATGGCATatagtgttgaaaatgaaggtaCTATTATCAAttaacacaatttttttttttaaatctcttaTTTGGTCAAAtaagaatgaatattttttagcacaaaaaatatacatgaagaattaaaataattattgaGGTTCATTTTATGGATTtatttttcccttaattttgtttaaaattaaGCTTAAATTGCCACATTTAACTAGCATAAAACCTTGTCACACAAAATTATGAGTGAAACTAAAActtaataaataccaaaataattatttccatttatactaaaaaaaattatctacacacaaattcataaaaatgctaatatttttcaatttatgatccTCACCGAATCGTAATTATTTTCATACTTTAAATCATGTTACTTCATAGAATATTGAATTTTTGCGTTCCTTTGTATCATTAAATCTCCTTCCAAActtcctcataaataattttttctttaaaaagataTTCAATTTTGTGACTAAGAAACATAATTTTAAAGACTTATCAACAAAAAATGATGAATGTACCATtagattaaattaattatgcagTAGAAAAATGTGACACAagttatattttcttaattaaaattactatttttatATCATGAGCCCGGGCCTCAATGCAACTagttactactatatagaagcatgggttaaacccatgcttcgtcatcagtcatcatttaaaaaaaaaaaaatcaggtgagccccatactaaaaaacaaagaatattaaaaaaaaaaaaaaaaggaaaaaaatgtggaccccaccatctccaaactcatgtaaaaaaaaagcggaccccatattaaaaaaatcaagcaatattaaaaaaaatggaccccatattaaaaaaacaagcaatgtcaaaaaaaaaaaaaaaagtacaccccatattaaaaaatcaaacaatattcatgtaattccaaagtatccccattaagtcaataatggtggattcattgccacatgcgtatcaacccattagtgagagcaaatgaaattattgtacagtaaaaaatatggaccccatattattgcttttcttcaaaaggttaagtagtcaaaccatacaatttcctttcttttcttatattagcctgagatctaatctagatatttaaatgttgtatttgctattccgccatgtcatttatgtgttatgtttactaaaataaatatacttaaaatatttatattttaaaataagatagaatttaattactttttcatttttttccttactctaataaatgtgaaaagagattaatgtcgtaaaagaaaaaataatattaaatagagattaaataattaataaggtaaattagtcaaaatataattttaattgacgttttcttaaaaaaccgtgcaaaagacaacatgacaagtaaattgAGCTAAACCAATTaccagaaattaaaaaatagtagtttttcatttaaatagaaaatcaaatttctactttgtttcattttaagcatgtaaaattaatttaataatttgaattagaattatccaaatcaaaatttgataaaaaataataagtattgtttaggtccaatctacatacattaacaatagaatattttacacctttaaattaatcgaattaaaattcaaagtatcaattgatgcttaaatattgctattattttatctcaaagagaggaaaatagtttcctcttaaacaagtcttctcttttaaaaagtattaataaattcttgccaactttgtattcgtagcaagcactaatataataaagttttggatacgaagcacaaactacaatgttatattaatcatgttatatatatatatatatatataaagtgcaaacttatgtatgtttattagcaatataaaatatatatatattatcactacccaaacacaactacatatatatagatacactataatccaaaatGTTGGGCCCGTGCCGTGCTACACcatctagtatatatataaggacgAATGGAACAAAAACAGAAGAATGGAAACAACTCTCACCTTCAACACGAATAAAAAGAAACTTCGAAAGAAAGAGATGACAATTGATGCTTGCTGAAGAAAGATAGAAGTTcttgtacacaaaaaaatactTGTAGAAGAAACAAAACAAGGAGATGCTAAGGTTTTTATTGAGCTGCTTTAATAACTTGAATGACTATTTAAGTAATTAACTCACACTCTAGCTACCACTGCTAGGATAGTGTCTTTCTTTCGATATTACTCAAATCATTTATGGCTTCAGGGCAGAGCTATGTAAGTTGCCAACATTATAGTAGCAATAAGGGGCacaagtaatatatatatgcctAGAGGCCCAAGGTGTTGGAAAacttacggaaaatacttgatcacgaaaaTTTATAGGAAACTAttaatacttgatcacgaaccttgtcggaaaatacttgatcacgaaccttGTAGGAAATTCTTAaaagcttgaggcatgtcaattaatGTTGGGCTAAacggtccaaagatactcttaacatgatgtgatattgtccgtttTGGGCCAAGCCTgcacggttttccccaaaaggcctcacatcattaagagtatccaacaacttataagtagctctttttttttccagctaccaatgtggtactttgttcgcacacctaATAATCTCCCtctcgaactaagttccacgtGGCTCATTACCATAATTCACGGGTCAGAGATTCAATAAGTCTGTGTGCCACCCACATTGTCAGAGTTTTTACGATCACCAAAGCCCAAAGGCTATGTATGTGTCTTCAAAGCTACGGGTAAAAGTCGTAAACCGGCCCATAGACGGGCAAAGGCACTAAGTCAGGCCCCACGCCACACTCCGCCATCTTCATACTTGTCCCGCCAAACCATtagctctgataccagttgttgggctagacggcccaaagatactcttaacatgatgtgatattgtccgctttgagCCAAGCCGACACGGTTTTCccaaaggcctcacatcattaagagtatccaacaaCTTATAcgtagcttcttttttttttcagctaccaatgtggtactttgttcgcacacccaataattaagacactgtccttaaggatatttcacccggtatgggTGTATCTCCCAGGATTCCACAAGCccttctagtacaaaactaggagcaagaatctaacaaagattttaCAAGAAATAAAACCCAACATACTATAGTATGTTAaaagaatttaaatatatccctGTACTATCGAAAAAGAGTCAAATATACCCAgaatttaaatatatccctGTACTATCGAAAAagagtcaaatatacccttcgttatactttgggttcaaatataccccttcagTGTTAAAGTTGACCCAATCCTACATGgcattattattttaataaaataaatattatgtggcatgccacctcacttACAAACCCAATTTTACCCCTCCCCTCCCTATCTTCTTCAACCCCACCTCCCCCTCTACTACTACCATCCTTATGCCCACCACCATTGATTAAATATACCAAGGACTGAAGAAGACCTTCCATTCTTAAGTCATTGAAAATTCAAATGCACAACATTAATGCTAAAGTCTTGGCTTTGAATCAATTGGATTTTGACTTGTTGTCCCTCTATCAATTTATAATGCATTTGACATCTCTTCCATTGctattgtttattattttttcggCATGATGAATGATGTGTACAGGGGaaaagattcaatctttttCAGAAACAGAAACACcccaaaaaagtaaaaattacaAGAAATGTAAAAAAACCCATCATCTACAGGGCAAAAGATGCAATCTTTTTCAGTTCCTGAATAGCCAAAAGCACATGTGAATACAGATGTGTGAAAACTTAGAACCCCAcatccaaattttcactttaacTGCCaataattacaaaaaaatgGTACTCAAGATCTCAAAAAACTCACCTTTGAGCTGCTAAATTTTAACCCACAGTATATGTTTTATCTCAATCTATTCATAGAGAGCCAATCTTTTTCGATTGATTTTATTAAGGACAAAGCTTGACATGATTATAAAAAAGATCTTAATATTAGTATATTTATGACTTCCTTTTATTATAGTACTATTTTTAACGGTGATATGGACTTTTGATTTGATTAATCTGATTGTCATTCTTTAGTATTTAATTAACCAGGGCATAAGGAAGGTAGTAGTAAGGGGAGGTGGGGTGGAAGTAAATAGAGAGGAGAGGGGTAAAATTGAGTTTGTAAGTGAGGTGACATACCacataataattattttattaaaataataatgcCATGTAGGATTGGGGTTAACTTTAATTGTGGAggagtatatttgaacccaaagtataacggtaggggtatatttggacccaaaatataatgaagggtatatttagccctttttcgATAGTACAGGGacatatttggcccttttccgatttATCTTTTTGTATTTCTCCCAAGGAAAAGGACTAGAATTTATATATAGGCAACACAAGTCATTTACACAAAAATCTGAGATGCCCAACGTttataagaataaaataatgaCCATAGATAGGCTAATAAAAGTATAATGACCATAAAAAGAAGTAAATGTCAATGAAACGAATGACAAGAGTCTGTTACAAAATGGAGACAACCGTTGGAAGATTAAATGATTAGCATATCAATGACCCCCATTAATATTATCTTAATGGAATGAACTTAgacattctttttgagatacCATATTTACAACAATCCCCcatatatctcaaaaagaatttATTATGGAATATAATaggaaaagaagttttgatGGGTTTTCACATATCTCAAAAGGAAATGTGGGAGAACGAATATTTCTTGGGTTTCCACATATGAGTACAATGCATCGAATCTGGTGTCGCTTAGACTATGAACCTGACCTAGataaaacaagattatactTACAGAACAAATGGTGAAGTGTAAAACTTCTATGAACCAAGAATTCTTTTGTAAGCCCATTGTCTTATTTTATCACATcatactcgcacaatctttGTCGTTATCGCGGTTTTGCGCTAAGAGGCCATGCGCATGTCCTGTTATTCATGAGTGCTTTAGAAATCCGTCACAATTTCATAGGAGCGGCACCACTCCACACTCATATAGGTTCACCCATCAAGTGTATTTTGCAGAGCAATACACCACCTATAAAGGATATGGTaatggattaagagtttatagCTCAACCTCACTTTGCCTTGCAGATTTGCACTATATATTCACACACCATAGGAAGAAACATAATTTTATAGTGCACTTTTGATCAACTAATGACTAGTTATTACCCATATAAACCTAATTCATGGGATCTCCATAATCACATAGGTTGAGTTACCATCATTGTTAATCTTCTCAAATTGACAAAAGTCTCATTCCCCTCGATGTTTCTTTTAGTCTTGTGAATCGGCCAAATTCACCTCAgacatcacataattcatagtTTCATCTTTTAGCAGCTGCTTTATCACATTATGTTGACACAAACAATATTGACTTTGTTCAATATAAATACGTGCTAAGTAGTTTCTTAACCACTCAGCCTCGTAAACAACCAACTCCAAAGCCTCAATTCAGACATCACTATCTATATAGTAATTATGCTTTGTTTGGCtgatttatatgttatttcaccCCCACAAAAGGTGAACACATAGTTTCTAGTGGACTTTGTCTCATCTGAATAAAAAATCCAGGTATCACCATTGTATCTCTCTAATACAATGGAAAATCCATTTAATACAATGATTCATGgtcaaatattatttcaaaaatagaattgatctcatcatcaatagcttctttccaaaactttattttcaaaaacattttgaaTAATCAGACCaagtaaaatattatctatttttaaattaaattctcTCAAGATAACTCTCGTAAGACACCATAACCCCCacgttttcaaaaattttaagataagggaataatatttttcataactcATAATAAGAATAATCAATTTCTCATAAGACTCATCTTATAGATAACAAGCTAATAGTATAGCTTCACccaaaatattatattcaaCTAATAATAACATTATGTCATTATCAACTAATATTTAAGAAAGTAACATTTTTatcaaaaatgaaatgaataaatCTTACTAAGAGATCTCTTAAAGAAGTAGAATATGTACAGTTGATATGACACAATaagtgggaaaaaaaataagtgcaTATACTAGCatttataacattattattttttaatattataagcACACACAGATGCACCATGATTGCAAACTCGTTGCTCATAATTAGATTATTATTTATGCAACCTTATCATACTCAAATAAAACCTTCActccattttttctttctttccaaatatgaGTTTAAGAAgaacttttccttttcaagGACTACTCAAGTTCTTAAATCACaaagataaataaattattcttcttcttcaattagGGTCTAAACCACAAAATTATTTGTTAGCACAAAGATGCTTAGTAGCACCAAAATCGTCTAACGCCCAATGTCTCACATTAATCACAAGATTCACTTGAGAAATGTCCACAACAATTATATCATCCGCTTGCTCAAATTTATTTTCGCTTAGTGGGATTATCATTTCTTTGAATCTTCTACTACATTGAGGTGTATGATGGCTTAGTTTGCCACACTCAAAATATCTTTTCAAGAATTTCACCACAATAGCTGCATATTAAAACATATGCTTCCACTTTCAACTCAACACCTCAAATGTAAATTATTCACAAATACTCGAACAATCTGAAACTTATTGGGAGCTACCTAAAAtaatactacaacaacataaattcaTACCAAAAAGAGATCGTCCAATAAAAACTTTTTGCAAGAATCAAATAAATCCTCAAAAGGGTCTTTAAGAATTTTCTCACTCATTATGAATCCACTCGCAGAAAAGACTTCATTACAATTCATTGAAAAATTCTTATGCATCAACTGAAGCAGCCGATTGATACAAACATAAGTTGGCACTCAAAAAATACTGTAATAATTAATCTAAGTcaacaaaaaattaaactttCAGTGGACTGCACTATTTGCATAAACACGGAGGACATCATTTTCTAAAATAGTTCAAATGAACATTTTTGCACTACTTATAATATCACTGATCATCATAAGACAAACTAGAATTCATAATGGTAACTATATCTCCAGACTTGTTACTTGTATGCTCCAACTTTTGTTATTTGTTCATAATGTAATACCAAAAATAATGCATGATAAGGAAAAGTATCAATACTTGAATTAACGTCCAATACTAAACACATTATTTGACAATAACATATGTTCAGAAGTTTTATCACATACCTCTACCGTCTTTGAAAAGAATGAGTGAAAAATCTTTATACCTTTCGATGGAATTAGAACAGTGACTTGGACATCGTCAAATTGATTCTCCGTAAAATTATAGTgtaaatatccttaagattgttggaaatcttacggaaaatacttgatcacgaaaaCTTGTAGGAAACTAttaatacttgatcacgaaccttGTCGGAAAATACTTTGATCATGAACCTTGCAGGAAATTCTTGAAAGtttgaggcatgtcaattaagacactgtccttaaggatatttcacccggtatgggtgtatccccaggattcaacaagcccttttagtacaaaactaggagcaagaatctaacaaagattttaCAAGAAATAAAACCCAGCACACTATAATATGTGAAAAGAATTTATCTTTTTGTATTTCTCCCAAGGAAAAGGactagaatatatatataggcaacaCAAGTCATCTACACAAAAATCTGAGATGCCCAACGTctataagaataaaataatgaCCATAAATAGGCTAATAAAAGTTTAATGACCATAAAAAGAAGTAAATGTCAATGAAATGAATGACAAGAGTCTGTTACAAAATGGAGACAACCGTTGGAAGATTAAATGATTAGCATATCAATGACCCTCATTAATATTATCTTAATGGAATGAACTTAGACATCCTTTTGAGATACATTTGAGATATCATATTTACAACACAAGGAAGCTGTCATCATGAAGCAAGTAAATTACTGTGGCAACCAATTCCTAGTTGTAGTGATATGCTATTCAACTACCTCAATTAAATGGTTATCTGATTGGAGGACTGAAAAATCAATGATCCAAGAGTTGACCTCGTCAAAGGAGGACAGAGAAATTAGGTGCAAAGATTGGGAATTATTGCACTAAGAATTGGGACCATATATGTATCCAGGAAaatacaagaagaagaagaaaacaaagaaataaaaaaggtgAGGAAAACTTGTTAATTGGGGTGCCTATCTTTTCTTGTAGGCCATGCAAACGACTTCTCCGATCCTAATAAAACGATGCtgcctttcattttcattttcatagtCTTTTGTTATGTTCCGCTCAATAATTCCTAAGGAGCAGTAGGCCACCTAGAGTATAGACATACGTGAAATGAAAGGCTTTCGGTTATTTTCTTTGGAATTTGGAAGATTCTTCgttaacttttaaaatttgaccTGACTTTTCAACACTAAcagaaaaatgaggaaaaatatCTACTTTTGCATGTTTATTATCCAATgatatgagatgtatgtttatcTCTTAGgatattaattttttcttttgataatttTGTGGAAAAGGTTGTGGATCCCTCCATATTCATATTTGTATTATAGCATACGAGTAACAACACATCGAATAAGAATTCCGAATTTCAGGTAGGAAAAGAAATTTGCTTGTACAGTAATTAATAATTCCATccctttatttaatttgttttattATCAAGACTGCTAGCTAGTCAAGTCTTTTGGTTTTTGCACTGTTAAGACGCAAGTGAAATAGGAAGAAAAGTAAGCAACTCATTTACTACTGGGCCATGCAATAGCAACCTTTTCTTGTCTCTCATGCgttttcatcttctttctttttcttggtgtgATTTGTTTTCTTCTGCTTAAAAATCTTTTCCGGAGGGCAGTATGTTATATCCTCTAATTAGATACTTCGAATTAAATTCTCCTAACCACCTAAATTTTTATGTCGACACTAGATAGTCGTTCATGCAATAATGGAACTTTATTAGTCTATCtagaaaaaggtaataaatctttttttttaagctatatACTTCTGAATATCTGCTACAATTCATCGACATTAATAAagacataaattcaagaaaggaaaaaaagagaacataGAAGAGCTAATGTGTAACTTATCATACTAGTTGTAACAATCTCATCTACCCGATGGATTCATGATCTCAGAGAAAATAGTGTCGCTCTTCAATTTGTCATCACTACTGGTCATGGATGTACCACTGCTTGTCGATTTTCCTCCAACTCCATATGAACATGAAAACGTCTCTCCTTCATCTGTAGATATATTGGTATGACCATTCAGAATCAAGGGGAAAGACGGGCTAGTCGGGTAACTGTTGCCTTCCACTTCGTGACCTCTATTATTTGCCGCGTCTTGAAGCTTTAATGCAAATTCTAAACTCCATACAACATCACCCATTGATGGCCTTTGGACTCCTTGATCCCTCAAGCAACTATATGCTACTTCTGCAAACTTGTTCAAGCACTCTGGGGCTATTTGTCCTTCCAAACTTGGATCAATTATCTGCTCAAGATTTCCCTTTTTACAGCACCTACAAGCCCAATCAGCCAAATTCACTTGCCCTTTTGGCATGTTAGGAATTATTGCTGGCCTACCGCACAACACTTCGAATAACACCACTCCGAAAGAATACACATCAGATTTTTCTGTTAATTGTTGTCGCTTGTAGTATTCAGGATCAACGTacccaaaacttcctttcacGGCAGTGCTAACATGAGTTTTTTCTGTCCCACCAAGTGGACCGATTTTGGATAATCCAAAATCTGACACCTTAGCAACCCATTTCTCGTCCAATAAAATGTTGGTTGACTTGACATCTCGATGAATAATCGTATGCTTTGTGCCTgtgaaattaatttaacgatCATGAATTTTTTCTACTATAGATaacaataaattcataattatCATTATAACAGAAATCGCTAAATATACCCTTTATAATAACAATGTCACAAGACAATTTTTGTCACATTAAAGTGACATATACAAATTATAACAACAAAGTCACTAACTTTACCTGCTATTAACGATGAAACCAACTCATCAAGGTGACTTTACTGTTTAAGCGTGTAAAGTTCAGTTACTTCAATATcgttaaaaaaatatctttacAAATTTAGTGTTATAGCGTATAAAGTTTAGTGACTATGAGTGAGATTAACCATATACCTGTATGGAGATAATACAATCCTTTTGCTGCGCCAATGCAGATCTCAAGACGTTTCCTCCATGGAAGTGGAACATTATCAGTTTTGTACAAGTGATCACGAAGAGTTCCATGAGCCATGTAGTCATACACTAAGATCATCTCAGTGTTATCATCACAATAACCAATTAAGGACACCAGATGCAAATGCCTTAGCTTTGATAACATATGAATCTCTGTTTCGAATTCACGTACTCCTTGCTTTGATGAAGGATTCAATCTCTTGACTGCAACTATGGTTGCACCGTTGTCTATGTACCCTTTGTAAACATTACCAAAACCTCCATGGCCAATCAGAAAATTGTCATCAAAATTACCTGTTGCAGTTTTTATCTCGTCCAGTAAAAAGTGTCGGCACAAATCGGATGGTAGTGATGATGAGACTGAGCCGCCAGTCCTTTGTGTGGACTCTGATGTTGTTGATAAAGGGACCCATGATGACTTCGTAACACTTCCGGTATCTTTTGCACTGCTTTTCCGTCGGCAGAGAATGAAGAAACACAGAattgaaaacataacaattccaCTAATAACACCTGCAATGATAAAAGCAACGATATGCcatgatttctctttttttttgtttgggggTGAATTAGTAGGAACTGCTAAGGGCAATTC contains:
- the LOC132059446 gene encoding receptor-like protein kinase FERONIA, translated to MGTIALISFLLLHLITTTISATSPYNATVYFLLNCGAPTATTDETDNRRWDTDNHYPKVLPWNSSTISTTSKPSEQDPSVNRVPYMTGARIIKSPFTYTFPVSPGPKFLRLYFYPADYPGFDKSKSFFSVTANNFTLLSNFSAFLTVSASTDSSKALQKEYVINVDETQFLKITFSPSPNSYAFVNGIEILSMPTDLYIHGDVKLAGQISNPNYYIDNNTVLEKLYRLNVGGQLVASTEDTGMYRVWASDDEFVVGLGFQTPHLDVNITYTPATPAYVAPTSVYTSSRTMANDSQSLDWIFPLDPGFYYLFRFHFCEIQLEVTKINERVFDISIGNQLAERAADVIQWSGGWRIPVFKDYVVNVNLDGGRKKKDVTLNLRPNKDLNDVYDNAILNGLEIFRLSDSNGNLFVPNPELPLAVPTNSPPNKKKEKSWHIVAFIIAGVISGIVMFSILCFFILCRRKSSAKDTGSVTKSSWVPLSTTSESTQRTGGSVSSSLPSDLCRHFLLDEIKTATGNFDDNFLIGHGGFGNVYKGYIDNGATIVAVKRLNPSSKQGVREFETEIHMLSKLRHLHLVSLIGYCDDNTEMILVYDYMAHGTLRDHLYKTDNVPLPWRKRLEICIGAAKGLYYLHTGTKHTIIHRDVKSTNILLDEKWVAKVSDFGLSKIGPLGGTEKTHVSTAVKGSFGYVDPEYYKRQQLTEKSDVYSFGVVLFEVLCGRPAIIPNMPKGQVNLADWACRCCKKGNLEQIIDPSLEGQIAPECLNKFAEVAYSCLRDQGVQRPSMGDVVWSLEFALKLQDAANNRGHEVEGNSYPTSPSFPLILNGHTNISTDEGETFSCSYGVGGKSTSSGTSMTSSDDKLKSDTIFSEIMNPSGR